A genomic region of Thermogemmata fonticola contains the following coding sequences:
- a CDS encoding PQQ-binding-like beta-propeller repeat protein — MKAREVLPIRGWVGVVGGLMLGAGLVGAADWPEFRGPKRDGYCTETGLLRSWPASGPPLLWKVGNRGAGWGTPSIAEGKIFGIGLRDGKDGIWALNEADGKELWFTPFADPPATGQAYKNQTNGPASTPTVAAGKAYVVSGDGTLACVQTSDGKLLWTKNYVRDYGGRVPTWAYTESVLVDGQKVIGTPGGAKATMVAWDADTGKEIWRCAAGNVGGGQGYSSPVKAVIANVPMYVVLTGSSGGLIGVHAETGKLLWQYRGQAASGGVAQIPMPVISGDKVWVSCSYSGGAALLQLLPKGDGSFEVKELKSYKVSELNNHHGGMVLVDGYLYFGHGQNQGHPVCVEFATGEIKWGPERNAKAVGGGQGSAAVLYADGRLYFRYQNGVMVLIEPSPQELKVVSTFRLPPPDNKRYSQSWPHPVIANGRLYIRDQNMLYCYNVKP; from the coding sequence TTGGCCGGAGTTCCGCGGTCCGAAGCGGGACGGCTACTGCACCGAGACGGGCCTATTGCGGAGCTGGCCGGCCTCGGGTCCGCCGCTTTTGTGGAAGGTGGGCAACCGCGGGGCGGGTTGGGGCACGCCGTCGATCGCGGAAGGAAAAATTTTCGGCATCGGTCTGCGCGACGGCAAAGACGGCATCTGGGCCTTGAATGAAGCCGACGGCAAGGAACTCTGGTTCACGCCGTTTGCCGATCCGCCCGCGACGGGTCAGGCTTACAAGAACCAGACGAACGGACCGGCGAGCACGCCGACCGTGGCCGCAGGGAAAGCTTATGTCGTCAGCGGCGATGGCACCCTGGCTTGCGTCCAGACGAGCGACGGCAAGCTGCTGTGGACGAAAAACTATGTCCGGGACTACGGCGGGCGGGTGCCCACCTGGGCGTACACCGAATCGGTGCTGGTGGACGGCCAAAAGGTCATCGGCACGCCGGGAGGAGCAAAGGCCACGATGGTGGCTTGGGACGCGGACACGGGGAAGGAAATCTGGCGCTGTGCGGCGGGGAACGTCGGCGGCGGACAGGGGTATTCCTCCCCGGTCAAGGCGGTGATCGCCAACGTGCCGATGTACGTGGTGCTCACAGGCAGCAGCGGCGGACTGATCGGCGTTCACGCGGAGACGGGCAAGCTGCTGTGGCAATACCGGGGTCAAGCGGCGAGCGGCGGCGTGGCCCAGATTCCCATGCCCGTCATCTCCGGGGATAAAGTCTGGGTCTCGTGCAGCTATAGCGGCGGAGCGGCCTTGCTCCAACTGTTACCCAAAGGCGACGGCTCCTTCGAGGTCAAAGAACTCAAAAGCTACAAAGTCTCCGAGCTGAACAATCACCACGGCGGCATGGTCCTGGTCGATGGCTACCTCTACTTCGGCCACGGGCAGAACCAGGGGCATCCGGTGTGCGTGGAGTTTGCCACGGGGGAGATCAAGTGGGGGCCGGAGCGCAACGCCAAGGCGGTCGGAGGCGGTCAAGGCTCGGCGGCGGTCCTCTACGCCGATGGCCGACTCTACTTCCGCTACCAGAACGGCGTGATGGTCTTGATCGAACCCTCGCCGCAGGAGCTGAAAGTGGTCTCGACCTTCCGCCTGCCCCCGCCGGATAACAAGCGCTATTCCCAGAGTTGGCCGCACCCTGTGATTGCCAACGGCCGACTCTATATCCGCGATCAGAACATGCTATATTGCTATAACGTCAAGCCGTGA